A part of Liolophura sinensis isolate JHLJ2023 chromosome 1, CUHK_Ljap_v2, whole genome shotgun sequence genomic DNA contains:
- the LOC135462404 gene encoding G-protein coupled receptor 22-like translates to MAPTQHYPVWYVAVCGTVFAVEGVVGFLFNLIVLVVYHLNKRTLKSVSNVLITNLNIIDMLISLVCCPVSLAYTATSRFHGQGLCYVFEASVAFASTASAVNLLFISFDRYESIVVPMKRKIKDTNVKYVVASVWVLATVAVLLPIFGYIEAAVGSVISEAENLNSSVPCSFWLHGSKAFYVHEMYYIAVFLISSVVTMICYYKVFRLAKQRLALRIALLRSTMTLPGSKPLMDLKKQQDKRVTTMTLVIVCTFIICWGPNMTITVSGLFMESNLYFEMIQTGLLCLAYLTTVLHPLLYAFLRENFREALRDKWRSRPQVRNAKISPNPSSSTNNVRLLAVRQIDDPSLSDFPTISQLVSPVNNVSVSLQDALVFSPR, encoded by the coding sequence ATGGCGCCAACCCAGCACTACCCCGTGTGGTACGTGGCCGTTTGTGGCACTGTTTTCGCTGTCGAAGGCGTCGTGGGATTTCTTTTCAATTTAATCGTTCTTGTGGTTTACCATCTGAACAAGAGAACTCTTAAGAGTGTCAGCAATGTTTTAATCACGAATCTCAACATTATTGACATGTTAATCTCCTTAGTGTGCTGCCCTGTCAGTCTTGCGTACACAGCCACTTCCCGTTTCCATGGTCAAGGGCTCTGCTATGTTTTCGAGGCCTCCGTGGCATTCGCCAGCACGGCCAGCGCTGTCAACTTGCTCTTCATCAGTTTTGACAGGTATGAGTCAATAGTGGTTCCGATGAAGAGAAAGATTAAAGATACAAATGTGAAATATGTCGTGGCGTCTGTATGGGTGCTGGCAACTGTTGCCGTTCTTCTACCGATTTTTGGCTATATTGAAGCGGCAGTAGGGTCTGTAATATCCGAAGCCGAAAACCTCAACAGCAGCGTACCGTGTTCTTTTTGGCTTCATGGCTCAAAGGCTTTCTATGTTCACGAAATGTATTACATTGCCGTCTTTTTAATATCATCTGTCGTGACTATGATTTGTTACTACAAAGTATTCCGTCTTGCCAAACAGAGGCTGGCACTAAGGATCGCTTTGCTGCGTTCCACCATGACGTTACCAGGGTCCAAACCTTTGATGGATCTAAAAAAGCAGCAAGACAAGAGAGTCACCACCATGACGTTAGTGATTGTGTGTACTTTCATTATTTGTTGGGGTCCTAACATGACAATAACCGTGAGCGGATTGTTTATGGAGTCTAATCTATACTTCGAAATGATTCAAACTGGCCTTTTGTGCTTAGCATATCTCACAACCGTTCTACATCCGCTTTTGTACGCGTTTTTGAGAGAAAACTTCCGCGAAGCTCTGAGAGACAAATGGCGTTCTCGTCCTCAGGTGAGAAACGCCAAGATTTCACCCAACCCGTCGTCATCGACAAACAACGTCAGGTTGTTAGCCGTGCGCCAAATAGACGACCCGTCTTTGTCGGATTTCCCCACCATCAGCCAACTTGTGTCACCAGTAAACAATGTATCAGTCTCCCTACAAGACGCACTTGTATTTTCCCCGAGGTGA